The nucleotide sequence ACCGAAAAGTAACCTTTCGCTAGAGCTTCTGtttgaagacttgagggacgcAGCGAGGCCTAGACATCATTGAAAAATCCATCAAAATGCCCAAGATAAGAGAATACAATGCCACCGGCAGAAAGAAATAGTACTCTACCTTGTTTACTGGCTTTGACTGATTTCGCGCACCATAACCTGATTCAACATCCAACGGCTTGGAAGATTTTGAGAGTGGAGCACGAGTGTGACTAGGGGAAGAGAAATTAGGTTTATAGGGCGGTGTTTGTAAGACTCCATTGTAGGGATTTCCGAATGTTCCATCTCTAACAAGAGATGGATCCCACAAGTAGGGTGACTGGACGAACTCCCcatgaggaggaagagaagggtTATATCCAGGGGAAATAGGGGCTTGGTACACGGGGCTCATGGGGGGATACATCTGTTGACCAACGTATTGCCCATCACTACCGATTGGAGAAATGGGCATGTACGTCGAGTAGGGATCATAACCAGGCTGAAATCCTGGCATCAAGTAGACAAAAGATCCATTATCTGCTTGCATGACCTAAATGAAGCAATAGTGACTATAAGATCATTTTGTTACAAATCGCAGAATACCAGAAGTAATCAAAAGGCACGTTGAAATCAACAGCCGTatgaatccatatacatatcaatgtttttcatgcgCAATTGTGAGATAGTAAGGGAACTTACCGGGTATTGCATCTCCACCCCGGTTCCACCAACATAGTATCCATTGTTTTCCATTTCATAACCTGCGAACATGGTAACAATTAGATGTTAAAAGTATTCTATGAACACGAATTGTGGACCGGAGTTATGAGAAGCTGCAGCAAACCTGGATACGTGTATCCGTAATATGTGGTGGGTGGATAAGAAGTCAAGGATTCATAATCTGCATCTGCATCACTTTTTTTGACACTAGCATTTGTATCTCCCACGGTTGAAATGCATGATGCTGTATCAGATGGGCTCCCATCCTTGCTGAGGGCCttaagacacacacacacaaacaaacCCAAAAATTCATAAATCAGATTTTCATGGATCATAAAGCAAGCAGAAATAAAAACTCTGCTAATCGCGCATCGAAATCTAAATATTCAACATGGCAACTCAATCTAAGCTTGAAAGCTTAAGCGGTTAGGCCTAAAAGCACCCAGTAATTATTGCAATTAAATAAGGGAAATGATTTTCACACCCTCTTCGTCCCTTGGACTCGAATAAATCGACGGTGAATCAAGAGACAGAAACAAACAAGGGAGTGCAGGAGGAAAAAAGggagtgtgaaaaagagttgtaCTATTTGGATATACAACATGACAATTGAAATTcaaaaaaacatgaaataaattgaaaattaccAGATTGGAACTAAACAATTCTGAGGATTGAACATGTGGGTTtgaatctttttcttcttcctgctCTTTTTTAAGAGCTGATCACATAAAATCAGATTACAAAGCTCAATCAAtcacataaacaaaacaaaaataaaaacacgaaattcagaagaaaaagaaattaaaagaaaagaaaaggagaggaGATTGCATACAGttgtgatgaaattgaggtgcagcagcagcagccatGGCCTCTCTCCAAAGGTAAAAGAAAATCCCTTTGAATCAATCAAATGaaatcaaactaaaaataaaaaccaaagatATTTTTGGGGTGTGTTTGTTTTTGAAAGAGAATCCTATAATTTCTCAAACAATATTAGTATCTGTCTCTCTGTCtgtctatctatctatctatctatctatctaaaACAATCTCACGTTGTAACAACACAACAAAACCGGCTAAAAATTGGCGCTCTGTAATCTCTGCTGCCCAAAACTCCAACAATCCCACTCCTCTTCTGCTGCTTTTACTACTAAATTTccactttttctttcttttggagtttttctgtttttccaaaacaaaataaaattctaaTCCAAACCCAACAACAATCACCAAATCACACACACAGAAAACACATAAAGTTTTTGAAttggaaggggagagagagagagagaaatggttTTACTTGagaacaagaagaacaagaaagagCTTCAAACAGCTAACAGCAGACAGACACAGTAAAGTCAACAACAGCAATAACAACAATTTATGGCAAATGGACGGTGTTGAGGCCTCCACGTTCTCTCCTTATTCTTGTTAAATATTTATGGAAATTAatcatttaaatatttaatgataTTGCTTTTCTGCAACTATGCTGACATACTATTCTGGTTGTACTTTCTGCCTCAGGTTACTGTTTTCTTGCCTATTTGTGGGATGATGGgatctttctattttttatcaCCACCATGGCTTAAAGGTTTTAACTTTTATGGATCCATAACATTATCAATATTCATCAAGCATGAAGCTACTgccttttttaaatatatatatttgtagtaATATATACACGTAGCTTTCATATTCATAAATCCCAATTTCCAAATCtccattcatttattttttccttttttttttcttttggtggtgAAATGAATACCATTCAACATATTATGGCCTCTATAAAACCAATACTAGTTCACGTCTCTTCCACCTGGACCACCACCTACAGCCTCTACATGGTCTCTACATTCCTCATCCTCTCTACATTCCTCATCctccatttttattttatccaatttttaatatcttaaaattctctttTAATTGTTCCTCAAAATCGTACATGGAAATGAACTCCTTAAAATGAACATGATACACTGAATTATGCATAAAAACCTTTAAGCAAAGATAGAATTAATGATGATACTAAAAACGCTTTAGGATGTCTCGAAGATATGCTTAACTTACTACTGTATACTTATAATGTATTtctttattaaaatataaaagaagaaaattgaatAATAACATGATACATTGAACTGTGCATCAATgatggacttggattgtctgccctccaatttttgtgccctcctcgtgccctcttgtttttgtggtcacggttaagccatgtcaacattttataaactatttctttttgtttcattatttttataaaaaaataatataaaatattgacgtggtttaaccgtgaccacacaaaacaggagggcacggagaAAGCAcctaaatgggagggcagacaatccaagtccatcAATGATACAAATCACTTTAAGTAGAGGGAGATTGTAATTAATGATTATACTATGAGCACGTCTTGAAAAGAATGTTATAAGCATTTAAAatatagaattttaacgaaaagtatccggtactgtttactttaacgaaaaaccacatttttacactaaaaagtcaatcctggtactatttactttactctttattttgtccttatcattaaaactcaaagttttcaagccattttcattagttttccttttaaaatacTATTATATAATCACAATATGTCTTTTCCTTTAAAGAATAAAAATTGCAATTATATATACCCGGGATTTGAAACATATTTGCAAGATGCCCCGAAACACTCATAGTAACGTAATGCAACGATCCACATATCCCGATTGAGATGCCTTCCTACAACAGGCGCATTATCTTTGGCCTTTATGCTGCTTTTTATCTGGTAGCCAGACTAATTTGATGCCACCAATGATACCTCATCAAAAGCTAGTggtttatttttcacatcatgtTGTATACCgatgtcaaatttttttaaaatacacAGACGTATGAGATGCATCAATGTTTAGGTTgaataattattaaaatttaGTCATGCAAATCAAGTTGTTCAATATGTAATACACCGGTGCTTTGTAGAATTTTCGCATCACATAATGTGAAACTGTAATTTTATTTGCTCTAAAAACAATAGGTTTATGAGTACACGGCAATTATAATCTTGCACAATTCATGATAATTGTgtgttgacaaaaaaaagaCAATGATCATTGTGGAAACTAcacagaaattaggttaaaataaGCACTTATAAGTTATATATCTAGAACGATCTTACCTAGAAAATAGCAATAATCGCAAATGAGAAAGAGATATAGTAGTTAAGTCATCAATCGATCTAAGATTTTAAATTGCATCAAGCAGGTGTAAGTGCAACATCGCTGCATGAAtttggattattatttttttatagtccCTAATTAACTTTTAAATATACCATGCTTAATGCTTTGGCCtggttttttataatttaaaaaaaaaatgtgtggggaggcaaaattttaaaataaaaatgaccTTGAATAGTTCAATAATTTAGGTTAAGCGTCagcctaaaaataaaataaactagaCGGTAGAAAAGAAGTAGAACAATTTTAGGTAGTGTCCTGGAAATTTCTAAAAAGCCAGAGATCTAGAACTAGAAGAAGGACCAAGAAGAAGAGGGCGTGTAAAAGTTTTCTTAGTGGGAAAGGGTTCCTTCCCAcccatccatccatccatccatttcCAACCATTTAAAACCATTGACATTGGCCAGCCACAATTTATTATAAAACTCAATCTCCGTGTATTGCACACTTGAAATATTGAATCTGGATTGTACGCAATTTACACCatttagaattagggttttctacATAATTTGGTAAGACTtttgaaattagggttttcacATGGTGCCACTGATAATCATCTTCTTGGTGAATTGATTTAAGTTTGTTGTGTGATGTTACAACGTGATTGAGAATGTAATATTCGACATGTCTATCGTAAAAtgaattttgttgttgatgAGTTGGTCAACCTGAACGTCTCTTGTACTTTGGATCCGGTCTATTTTGAACAAACTCCATCTTTCTCGATCTTGCGCCATTATCTTGTAATTTCCCTTTTGTTTGCTTTTAGTCTGGCCTTTTGTttaacaaaagcaaaaaaaaaaaaaccttaaggGAAAACATAGAACCTGTTTGGTTAGATGGTGTAGCTATGTAAGAAGTTTGTATTTCAAATGGTTATTAAAAACATTCACTCATGTGTCAAAATTTTTGTACTTTATCATCTcgaataagaaaaaagaaaaagcgaAACCAAGTCAATTGACCCTAATTAGTGAATTGAATATTAGGAAAAGAAAAGTCTATAAATAAGTATTGTGATACCAATTAATTAAGAACCCCCATACATGGCCAAGATCTCCTTCAATTGTTGACTAACTTTGCCTCCAAGTGCTAAATACTTTTGTTTGCGTAAAGATTAAATAATGTACGTTGAATATGGTGTTAATTTCGATTTGATTATAAATTGTCCATCGCAAACAAAACTAAGCAATCCCATTAGGGTTGCAAAATGCAATAACTGTTACGtctcatattatttttatactttcatcACATCCAAAAAATTGTCCATTGTAAACAAAACTAAGCAATCCCCGATCGATGTCACCGAGGCTTCCAGTTTATTGTGAGTCATGAGTTTGAAATTTGACCTCACAATTGTCTTATGTATGTTTCATGATGCAGGTACTTCCTATTGCTGAGGGCTGATCAAACAACTTGATCCATACACAGCACAGAAGTGCCTAATGAACTTGCATTCTTGCTCTCCAATCAACACAACCAGgtgttcatttttcttttgaattttcatCAGCATACCTGGCAAAGTTGggatatatttaatttattttgggTCTATTGTCCTAATCAAATTGTTAGGTACATTTAATCTGCCTTGAAAACAAAGGAGGGAAAGATCGCGTCACTACTCACTAATAacacttttttttattggtttgcACTCAGCTAGGGTTATTAAAAAGTAGCGCAACTCACGGTTTTAATCGGTTTTACAAATATCTCTAAAATGTTTTTCATTAGCTTTATGAATCCTTACTGCTTAACATTACGGTTTAaagatatttttcttcatttataagttgaaggtctttttttttattttttatttgtaagtaagaagTCTTATGTTCAAGTCTTGTATACAGCAAGTTCGATTCCAAATCATGTGATGactcattgtgtggcttaatAACCATTTGCTCACCACTCAGTATAAATATATCGatgtattaaaagaaaaaaaaaatgtaatgaaaCTTATGGTGCAGTGTAAATGCTAGTAAATATGttttattcttgtttttgtaCAACTTTGCAAAATGTATTAAAAATCATGAGTAACATTTTTATGATAAAATGAATTATTGAATTTTCAAAAGATCTTTGTCATGCGCAGTAAAAAAAGAAATGTTATAACTTATAAGCCATTTAGAAccggttttttttctttaacaaataatattctCTACACTAATGAGGAAGgagtgggtttagcctcacaatgggttaacAATAATGCAGTTCAACTTCAATATTAGTGAGAattaaacctaagacctctcacttacaagtgaagatgatatcATTAGAATGTAATACTAAGTGATTTAGAAGTGGTATTTAGTTATATAACTTTTCTCTAATAATAGTTTTTAAGTTGAACAATTGAAAATTGAGCCCAAGAGTTTTACGGGCCAGATAGTCCACTTTTATACCAAACTATTAAACTTGGGCCCAATGCTCAGCCCATTTAGACATTCTTTCATTAGGCTTTGTTTTAGTTCATGGTTCATAACTTCATTTGATGCTTTCATGGTAACGCAACATACTTGATCTTTCATCATTCTTTTATTTGTGTAACAACACCAAACAAAGCTCGAAATGTGCAGTTACAAAACATGAAACTGAGATAACATTAGAGCAACTCCAATCCTTTATCTGATGTTGTCTCATATTAATTTTTAGGAAATGAAATGTTAGAGACATCATATTTTTGTTCATACCACGCCAATAAATAGACTTATCTCATTGTATGTTTGTTGTATGCATATAGTCAAAATTGGAAAGAGTTCCCGTAAATTTTTAGGGAAACCCTAAATTTGGGAGACTATGGTTGGAGCTGTTTATGTCAATTTCCCAAATTCTAAATTAGGGAAGATTTTGGGAAAGGTTGGATGTTTTTATGGATCTATTCTCAGTTCGTTGCAAGATGACTTTACATACCGTGCTAAATAGTGTTTTATTTATTAGCAATATTTTACTTTAAACTAATTTAAACTACAAAGTTTAAACTCACTACTAAACCCTAAAAATTTCAAACtcatcttcaaaataaaggCCCACCTTTTGATTTCCACAAAAAGGATCTAAATTCCAACCCTAATTCAACAATGGAGTTTCTAAATACTCCTAACAATGTGTTAGTCGCTCTCCTGCTGGAGGGAGTTCGATCAAGACTTTAAGCTGATTGTATGAGCGTCTTAATTACCTGCTCCCATCTACAACTCACGATTTTGCTCAAAAGGCCAAGTATGTATATGCATGACGACAGAGAAGAAGACAACAAAGTTCCTGCAGATTTTATATATTaatgtgaaaaaatatataagggAATTAAACAATGAAGCTTGACCTCAATCACTCAATGCACATGGCCGTTAGATAGACGTTTACATCTTAGCTAGATAGATAGATTGGTACTTGTTCTTATTAGAGTGATGGCCAAATTATTCACAACATGATAAAAATAGTGAGCGATGAGAGTTGTTAGGGTAACGGGAGAAGCACCTTGATTCATGTAAATTTACGTGATGCCCTTTCCAACCCTCTCATTGATCTCTATTCTTCTAAACCGCATATCAGTATATATATCCCTTAATTGTAAGTAAAACAATCTGATATGTTTTATGTGCACACTATTATTTGAATCACACACAACGGTCTAAATATATTGTCTAACAATAACATACTAGATtgacaagaaattaatattacGATACAACAATTCTAAAGTTGAACATAAATATTCTTTCCCAAAAAGAgattgacataatatgggtcaTAATTTTATGTTCTTCAGATATAAGATGGTACATATATACTAATGTGTGGTAGATCACCGAATGTGTGGTAGATCACCGTGTTGTCACTTGTTATCACTGTATATCCATATATTATAATGAGTTAGCAACAAAGTTGATACATCATGAAAGAAGACATAGAATACAATATTAATAAACAAATACACGTATTATAACGACAAGAAATTATCTATTTAACGCATAGCTGATCTAAACTCTAAACATGAAATGCATAATCTAGACAATTATCCTTTCTGAAAGATGTATAAGTCGCTTAACGCAATAGATTTGTCTTAAACTGTTATGGATGATCATTGATATGTTGTACTAATAGATTAATCGGGGCCTACAATGACTCATTTTCATGTTTATTAACGACAAACAAAGAAGAATCTtaaccaaccaaccaaccaatCAATCTTTTATAACGACAAAGTCTGATTGGTGATTAATAATGGCATTTATCCTAGTATTACAAGCGTGCACGTCAGGAGTGGTATCTCTCACGTTTtgcaggaagaagaagaaaaagctcACTCTACTGCTAAACTAATCATGCAAGCTATTTACATGAAGCATCTGTTCCTGTGGACTTACATTTTGGAAGCTACCATATACTATTTTGTGCTCTTCAAATGGACTCGATATATCTAATATGTGTTCAATTATTCAGGCACACTTACTCTGTGTTCACTTTCCCATGtagacaatcattcatgcttAATAATTTTGTGCTCTTAATTCAATCATTCATACTTGATTTGGAAATAGAATCATTCATACTTGCTCGTGATCGTTAAACTTATCAAATGAAAGAGACGTAAAATTAGATAGAAGCATAACATAGAAGCACAAGCGGATTCAAGAACTTTTCTTCTCAAGAGAAGTAAAATTAGATAGGACCAAAACTTAGTTGCATTTGGCTTCTTACCCCCTTCAGCCTTTTAGAGTGGACATCTTGCGCCCAGGAGAGTCATTCTCAAAAAGAACATTGCGTTATTTCGTGTCTAGCAATAATGTGGAATGCGGAGAAGAGCAACTGCATACATTATTGATCCTATGCATCTGTCAGTTCATGAAATTTTTCTCTTAGAAGTTATATTTTTCCAACATATATTGAATATGTCCAAGAAATCAAATTATGTTATCCCACGCCCATTAGTTTCAACTTTATTTCACCCAGCCCATAGTTATTCGTAACAGAACAAGAATTCGACTTTGAACTTTCTTTTAGTATTACAAAGAGAGATAACGCACTACACCAAGAATTAGTCGGTCAATAACTTGGATGTACAAAAGTTTAATTTGTAGAATTGTTAAGGCATATACGTATGTGAAACACTTGGATGGATACAAGTGTGAAAACCCAATTATGATTTATGATCAAGTACAAGACGTCAccataagaatgcaatgaatttCATACACAATTATATATGGGAAGAAATAGAAAAAGTTATTACAAGAACATAATCAATCCAATTCCAGTATTTGAACAAGTCCTAGGTGCAGGTGGAGGGAGCAAAACCCAGTGTCCTCCTCCCTAAGTCAAATTCCCACAAATGGTTTTGCTGCATTATGTTGCCAATAACAGAGGGACCAACATTAGTTGGCACAAACCCTAGGCACATCTTCCCGTCAGCAACCTCAAGAACATAGCTCTTCACTGGTGGCTCAAATATAGCTCCATCTGCAAAGTGAATTGCGAATTTTGGCACTAAAGACCTGTTGAATCCCTTGGAACTGAAGCAAAAGTCAAAAGGGTCATCATCTGGTGACAATTTTTTCACTTTCGACAAAGCCATTGTCATTACTTTCATGACAGCTTTATATGCCGGCACTTTCAGAAATGTGAGGCTTGTGCCTGAATCAACAATGGTTCCACCTTTAAGATTTTCGTCCCACACACGAGGTGGTATATCTAACATTTTCCCCCCAACTGAGATTCCCTGCACATTTACGCCGTAGAACGACCCCTTATCCTCGGAGTCACCGATAACCAGCTTTGTGTAGTTCATTTGTTTCTGCAATCTAGCTGCTTTGTGGCCACCAAATGTGAGAAAATTTGAGACATGTTTGGGGCTTTGCTGATCAACCAGGCAATAAGAAAACTTGCCACCAAAGTGTAGGGAAGCCTTGGTAGTGAATGAGTTCCtgccaaagcccaaccccaataTACCATCACCATGTCTAATGCCTCCACTGCCCTTGATGTGGTCTGTGCAACCAACTATCACGTTTTCCAGTTTGGTTCTCGTGCCACTTGCCAGGGTTGCTCTTACAGTCTCATTGGCAAACAGCCCAAATGCATGAGCCCCCTCTATGTACCTAACACAATAGCATTGTGAAAAACAAATTAAGTTGTTGGTTATTCATAAATAGGTGTAGATTGAGTTGTTATTAGGGTATGAACCAACAATGTATACTAGGTTAACACTTTTCCACACTTTCAATCTCATTCAGCATGTGGAGAGGCATATACATCCGTTATAAGATTTACATTTAGGGTTTTGGATCTTAAGTTTTGAATTTAGGATGTCCAACAACCTAAACTCTAGATATTCTTTAAAAGATTACGCCGTTACAAAATACAGATCAAGCTACCACCTGCGAGTGATATTAAATCTTTGTGTTTGGTACAAAAAATGTGCATCATGTGACTCTCAACTACTTACAATAAGTGCCATTTAAATCTTTTTGCTGAATGTAGGTAAAATGCAGCGCCTACATCTTCTGCAACTGATGAATTTGGAGTACCCCACAATTGTATCTGATTGC is from Malus sylvestris chromosome 5, drMalSylv7.2, whole genome shotgun sequence and encodes:
- the LOC126622216 gene encoding aspartic proteinase NANA, chloroplast-like, which translates into the protein MKMEQNSTLFIIFLLSVIHSFVFVHALRGASPEKALKLKLIHRYSPHYNGLHGDEKPKNQQELLRLLHRHDIVRHQMISYRRQQQQEESLLDAEEVILNSSRIAARRMAWEKRGSMAMPISSGSDYGWGQYLVKIKIGTPAQKFLLVADTGSDLTWINCRYRCRNRCEKHQGRLQHKRVFHAELSSSFKTVPCSSKLCKVGLWTMFSLQQCSTPSSPCRYDYSYIEGAHAFGLFANETVRATLASGTRTKLENVIVGCTDHIKGSGGIRHGDGILGLGFGRNSFTTKASLHFGGKFSYCLVDQQSPKHVSNFLTFGGHKAARLQKQMNYTKLVIGDSEDKGSFYGVNVQGISVGGKMLDIPPRVWDENLKGGTIVDSGTSLTFLKVPAYKAVMKVMTMALSKVKKLSPDDDPFDFCFSSKGFNRSLVPKFAIHFADGAIFEPPVKSYVLEVADGKMCLGFVPTNVGPSVIGNIMQQNHLWEFDLGRRTLGFAPSTCT